The Desulfoscipio gibsoniae DSM 7213 genome contains a region encoding:
- the hydF gene encoding [FeFe] hydrogenase H-cluster maturation GTPase HydF yields the protein MQDTPRGSRIHIALFGRRNAGKSSLINALTRQNLAIVSPVAGTTTDPVYKSMEILPIGPVVLIDTAGLDDDGVLGHQRVQKSLAVLDKTDLALLVVDGQQSLGTTEQSLIEAARQRKLPVIGVLNKTDLKPQPPAGDRKTELAKSPRPGMETNGLAASPVSGNVPTADLAAQPAASVDQAAGPDTQPEPGIPWIKVSAVTGQGLAELKQAIIKHAPTDWAEPTIAADLVSPGELVLLVTPIDKAAPKGRLILPQVQTIRDLLDHGCLNMVVRETELKAALGRLSQPPALVITDSQVFKEVDAIIPGSVPLTSFSILFARYKGELTTLVEGALAVERLQPGDKVLIAEACTHHRQEDDIGTVKIPRWLRQKVGGELQFDWCSGAALPPGLARYKLVVHCGACMINRREMLSRIISARSEGVPVVNYGVLIAYMLGILPRALAPLARYTDLQNLLKDY from the coding sequence ATGCAAGACACGCCCCGGGGCAGCAGGATACATATAGCTTTGTTCGGGCGACGCAATGCAGGCAAATCCAGTCTAATTAACGCCCTTACCAGGCAGAACCTGGCCATTGTATCGCCCGTAGCCGGCACAACCACCGACCCGGTTTACAAATCTATGGAGATACTACCAATCGGGCCCGTGGTGCTTATTGATACCGCCGGCCTGGACGACGATGGGGTACTGGGGCACCAGCGGGTGCAAAAAAGCCTGGCAGTGCTGGATAAAACCGACCTGGCCCTGCTGGTGGTAGACGGGCAGCAGAGTTTGGGGACAACTGAGCAATCCCTGATAGAAGCCGCCAGGCAAAGAAAACTGCCGGTTATTGGTGTGTTAAACAAAACCGACCTGAAGCCACAACCACCGGCGGGCGACCGGAAAACTGAACTGGCTAAATCGCCGAGGCCGGGCATGGAAACCAATGGCTTAGCCGCATCGCCTGTGAGCGGCAATGTCCCGACAGCAGACTTGGCCGCGCAACCCGCAGCAAGTGTTGACCAGGCTGCGGGCCCGGACACGCAACCCGAACCCGGGATACCCTGGATAAAAGTAAGCGCGGTAACCGGGCAAGGCCTTGCCGAGCTTAAGCAGGCCATTATTAAGCATGCCCCCACCGACTGGGCCGAGCCCACCATCGCCGCTGACCTGGTATCACCTGGAGAATTAGTGCTACTGGTAACACCTATCGACAAAGCAGCACCCAAAGGGCGATTGATTCTGCCCCAGGTACAGACTATCCGAGATTTATTGGATCACGGCTGCCTGAACATGGTGGTGCGGGAAACAGAGCTAAAGGCCGCGCTGGGCCGCCTGTCCCAACCGCCTGCGCTGGTGATCACTGATTCCCAGGTTTTTAAAGAAGTGGACGCCATCATACCGGGCAGCGTACCCCTGACTTCATTCTCCATCCTTTTCGCCCGGTATAAAGGTGAGCTGACCACGTTGGTGGAGGGTGCCCTGGCTGTAGAAAGATTGCAACCGGGTGATAAAGTACTTATTGCCGAGGCCTGCACCCATCACCGTCAGGAGGATGACATCGGCACCGTCAAAATTCCCCGCTGGCTGCGCCAAAAAGTAGGCGGCGAGCTGCAATTTGATTGGTGCAGCGGAGCCGCACTGCCACCCGGCCTAGCCCGTTACAAACTAGTTGTACATTGCGGTGCCTGCATGATTAACCGCCGGGAGATGCTCAGCCGCATCATCTCAGCCCGATCCGAAGGCGTGCCTGTGGTCAACTACGGTGTTTTAATCGCCTATATGCTGGGTATTTTACCCCGGGCCCTGGCCCCTCTGGCCCGATACACGGACTTGCAAAATTTACTTAAAGATTATTAA
- the tatC gene encoding twin-arginine translocase subunit TatC, which translates to MQHLEELRRVIIISIISTFVMAGVCWFLSDLVLRILLEPVTNKGHDIIYIGVTEAIMTKLKLAFFLGFLASLPVTLWQFWGFIIPALRKMERIYFTLFVLFSFLLFIGGVAFGFLVVFRMCVNFLLSYGGKELVPMLTIGKYVSFTLNFLLPFGLIFELPLASFFLAKLGVINYRMMVKARKIAIVASVVIASALVASPEIFSVLLMAAPMYLLYEISATIVRVVEWSAYRKQAGKTFNLKSTFKRLLRKIRRRGAMVE; encoded by the coding sequence ATGCAGCATCTGGAGGAACTGCGCCGGGTAATCATTATTTCAATAATCTCCACCTTTGTAATGGCGGGGGTGTGCTGGTTTTTAAGCGATTTAGTACTCAGGATATTGCTGGAACCGGTGACTAACAAAGGTCATGATATTATTTATATCGGAGTTACCGAAGCAATTATGACCAAGCTTAAGCTTGCCTTTTTCCTGGGTTTTTTGGCTTCTTTGCCGGTGACCCTCTGGCAATTTTGGGGGTTTATTATTCCCGCTCTGCGTAAGATGGAGCGTATTTATTTCACTCTCTTTGTGTTATTCTCCTTTTTGCTTTTCATCGGCGGCGTAGCCTTTGGATTTCTGGTGGTTTTCCGCATGTGTGTCAATTTTTTGCTGAGTTACGGGGGCAAGGAACTGGTTCCCATGCTCACCATCGGCAAATACGTGTCTTTTACTTTAAACTTTTTACTGCCCTTCGGGCTGATTTTTGAACTGCCCCTGGCCAGTTTTTTCCTGGCCAAGCTTGGTGTAATCAACTATCGGATGATGGTTAAAGCACGGAAAATAGCCATCGTGGCTTCGGTAGTGATTGCCTCTGCGCTGGTGGCCTCCCCTGAAATATTCTCGGTACTGCTGATGGCAGCCCCCATGTATCTGTTATACGAAATCAGCGCCACCATTGTCCGTGTGGTTGAGTGGTCGGCGTATCGCAAACAGGCAGGTAAAACATTTAATTTAAAATCGACTTTTAAACGCCTGCTGCGTAAGATCAGGCGGCGTGGCGCAATGGTTGAATAA
- a CDS encoding NPCBM/NEW2 domain-containing protein yields the protein MVFYLAGKKGWSKGDITFKIGGKNIKEISGSIALDDANPAGAKPVQIRITMDKKTVWEGTIDKGKNPVPVSIKPTATSSDLVVQIDNISETRIDFIDFVAQY from the coding sequence ATGGTTTTTTACTTAGCAGGTAAGAAGGGTTGGAGTAAAGGCGATATTACCTTTAAAATAGGCGGTAAGAATATTAAGGAAATCAGCGGTTCCATTGCACTGGATGACGCAAACCCGGCTGGTGCCAAACCGGTACAAATAAGAATAACAATGGACAAGAAAACGGTATGGGAAGGGACAATTGATAAAGGAAAAAACCCGGTTCCGGTGAGCATTAAGCCCACGGCAACATCCAGTGACCTGGTGGTGCAGATTGACAATATATCGGAAACCAGAATTGATTTTATTGATTTTGTAGCCCAGTATTAA
- a CDS encoding TM1266 family iron-only hydrogenase system putative regulator, translating into MVLERRIGVIGIVVENREQAPRINSILSGYGEVIVGRMGIPYRERGLSVISLIVDGSTDEIGALTGKLGNISGVRVKSALVTR; encoded by the coding sequence ATGGTATTAGAAAGGCGGATTGGTGTTATCGGTATTGTAGTTGAAAACCGGGAGCAGGCACCCAGGATTAACTCCATTTTAAGCGGCTATGGTGAAGTAATCGTGGGACGCATGGGTATACCCTACCGGGAGAGGGGACTGTCCGTAATCTCACTTATTGTCGACGGCAGCACCGACGAAATAGGCGCTTTAACCGGTAAACTGGGCAATATAAGCGGTGTGCGGGTAAAAAGCGCGCTGGTAACCCGCTGA
- the nrfD gene encoding NrfD/PsrC family molybdoenzyme membrane anchor subunit, whose translation MAVSNRWRFTMTPTRYVLMVLGLVGVLLMVYRLVFGLGSSTNLNDEWPWGLWIGFDVLTGVALAGGGYSTALLVHIMGIKKFSPIARSAMLTSLIGYLLVMAGLFMDIGRWFNFWRPFVSWGYHSVLFEVFWCVSLYTMIQLLEFGEVATEKVQKRWHGFFKKIMPVLLIIGVLLPTLHQSSLGSLYVMEVGKLYPLWWSMLLPIFFLMSSFFVGPAMVTVETMLGARAHGHRPDLGVLQSLIKVSGYMMLVYLALKVGDLVYRGATGLVFTGNMEGNMFLLEMLIGVIIPIIICFTPKLRNSVGGLVTFGVLVVAGVIINRMNVVFTGMADFMGGAYFPSVIEWLVSIGLLAIGVLGYLFIVENFNVLPKHKHEHSHAPTPNVVVKGKKAVKYSA comes from the coding sequence ATGGCCGTTAGTAATAGATGGCGTTTTACCATGACCCCCACCAGGTACGTGCTGATGGTGCTGGGTCTGGTGGGTGTGCTGCTGATGGTGTACCGCTTGGTATTCGGGTTGGGCAGTTCCACTAATTTAAACGATGAATGGCCCTGGGGTTTGTGGATTGGTTTTGATGTGCTTACCGGCGTAGCTCTGGCCGGTGGTGGTTATAGCACGGCGCTTTTGGTACATATCATGGGTATCAAAAAATTTAGTCCCATTGCCCGCAGTGCTATGTTAACTTCGTTAATCGGTTATTTACTGGTTATGGCCGGACTGTTTATGGATATCGGTCGCTGGTTTAACTTCTGGCGCCCGTTTGTTTCGTGGGGCTATCATAGTGTTTTGTTTGAAGTGTTTTGGTGCGTGTCCCTTTACACAATGATTCAGTTGCTGGAATTTGGCGAAGTGGCCACTGAAAAGGTGCAAAAACGCTGGCATGGATTTTTCAAGAAAATCATGCCTGTGTTGTTGATCATTGGTGTGCTGTTGCCCACGCTGCACCAGTCCTCACTGGGTTCACTTTATGTGATGGAAGTGGGCAAACTATATCCGCTGTGGTGGTCCATGCTGCTGCCGATATTCTTTTTAATGTCATCCTTCTTTGTTGGTCCGGCGATGGTAACGGTGGAAACCATGCTGGGGGCCCGGGCCCACGGGCATAGACCGGATCTTGGTGTTCTGCAGTCTTTAATAAAGGTATCGGGCTATATGATGCTTGTATACCTGGCGCTCAAAGTGGGTGACCTGGTATACCGCGGGGCTACCGGCCTAGTTTTTACAGGCAATATGGAAGGTAATATGTTTTTACTGGAAATGTTAATCGGGGTAATTATTCCTATTATAATTTGTTTCACCCCCAAACTACGCAACAGCGTGGGTGGTTTAGTAACCTTTGGGGTGTTGGTGGTAGCTGGGGTCATTATCAACCGGATGAACGTGGTGTTCACCGGCATGGCTGATTTTATGGGCGGAGCTTATTTCCCTTCAGTCATTGAATGGTTGGTTAGTATTGGCTTGTTGGCCATTGGCGTGCTTGGTTATTTGTTTATAGTGGAGAATTTCAATGTTCTGCCCAAACACAAGCATGAACATAGCCATGCACCTACCCCCAATGTAGTGGTGAAAGGGAAAAAGGCGGTTAAATATTCAGCCTAA
- the hydE gene encoding [FeFe] hydrogenase H-cluster radical SAM maturase HydE, which produces MERTSLQPSRFTQYIRTYSNQRLEWLAIDSFKDALHSLSAGLPPNEEYIVALLSAGTEQMPELLSAADRMRRREVGEAVHLRAIIEFSNFCRKNCLYCGLRRDNRSLPRYRLTEQQILDAAGEAAVLGFRTVVLQSGEDPYYRPADIARVVEKIKSSCDLAVTLSLGEHSRQTYKIWREAGADRYLLKQETADERLFKYLKPDTSLSKRVQCLCWLKELGYQTGSGNMVGLPGQSLHTLAQDIMLMQELDVDMAGIGPFLPHPATPLKDAAPGGLELTLKTLALTRICLPQAHLPATTALCTLTTDGRRMALSGGANVIMPNLTPPAVRSKYLIYPQKADISEKPAVALAEITALLAEMGRPLASGPGHATKTNRKSFFTDDKSDK; this is translated from the coding sequence ATGGAACGGACATCTCTACAACCGTCCCGGTTCACACAGTATATCCGCACATACAGTAATCAAAGACTGGAGTGGTTGGCCATAGACTCTTTCAAAGACGCCCTGCACAGCTTGTCGGCAGGCTTACCCCCTAACGAAGAATATATTGTGGCTCTTCTGTCCGCTGGTACCGAACAAATGCCGGAATTACTGTCCGCCGCCGACCGGATGCGCAGGCGTGAAGTGGGTGAAGCGGTACACTTGCGGGCTATCATTGAGTTCTCCAACTTTTGCCGCAAAAATTGCCTGTATTGCGGGTTACGCCGGGATAACCGCTCCCTGCCCCGCTACCGCCTTACCGAACAGCAGATACTGGACGCCGCCGGAGAGGCTGCTGTCCTGGGTTTTCGCACGGTGGTGCTGCAGTCGGGTGAGGATCCGTATTACAGACCGGCAGACATTGCCCGGGTAGTTGAAAAAATTAAGAGCAGCTGCGATCTGGCCGTCACTTTATCCCTGGGTGAGCACAGCCGGCAAACCTATAAAATCTGGCGGGAGGCCGGGGCCGATCGCTACTTGCTGAAGCAGGAAACTGCAGACGAGCGGCTTTTTAAATACCTAAAACCCGATACCAGTCTGTCCAAGCGGGTGCAATGCCTGTGCTGGCTCAAGGAACTGGGCTACCAGACCGGCTCGGGCAATATGGTGGGACTGCCGGGCCAAAGTCTGCATACTCTGGCCCAAGATATAATGCTCATGCAGGAGCTTGATGTAGACATGGCAGGCATTGGACCATTTTTGCCCCACCCCGCCACACCGCTCAAAGATGCCGCGCCAGGCGGTTTGGAGCTTACTTTAAAAACACTGGCTTTAACCCGAATTTGCCTCCCACAGGCACACCTGCCGGCCACCACAGCACTGTGCACACTGACCACGGACGGGCGGAGGATGGCTTTAAGCGGCGGGGCTAATGTAATTATGCCCAATTTAACCCCCCCGGCGGTGCGGTCTAAATATCTTATTTACCCCCAAAAGGCAGATATCAGTGAAAAGCCCGCCGTCGCACTGGCTGAAATAACTGCTTTACTTGCCGAGATGGGAAGGCCTCTGGCCTCCGGACCAGGCCACGCCACAAAGACAAACCGGAAGTCTTTTTTCACTGATGATAAAAGTGATAAATGA
- the tatA gene encoding twin-arginine translocase TatA/TatE family subunit, whose amino-acid sequence MFSGFFQPTHLILILVVVLIVFGPGKLPDAAKAMGKALRDMRNSFAEDEEKKESKPSKEGIVVATKNESGNASATVQNAPQSTNLQ is encoded by the coding sequence ATGTTTAGCGGATTTTTTCAACCGACTCACCTGATTCTCATTCTCGTAGTGGTGCTAATTGTTTTTGGGCCCGGCAAACTGCCCGATGCCGCCAAAGCTATGGGCAAGGCACTGCGGGATATGAGGAACTCTTTCGCGGAAGATGAGGAAAAGAAAGAGAGCAAACCAAGCAAGGAAGGGATAGTAGTGGCCACTAAAAATGAATCTGGTAATGCATCTGCTACTGTTCAGAATGCCCCGCAAAGCACCAATTTGCAGTAA
- the hydG gene encoding [FeFe] hydrogenase H-cluster radical SAM maturase HydG, which produces MPTMQADFINEQQINTLLTEARQADKAQARSIIDRASQAKGLTPYECAILLHIEDKELLEEIYRVARQIKENIYGRRLVLFAPLYISNHCINNCVYCGYRRDNRFTRRRLTTEELQEEVILLEELGHKRLALEAGEDPQNCTIDYVLDSIKTIYAVKEANGSIRRVNVNIAATTVENYRLLKEAGIGTYILFQETYHRQTYAAMHPSGPKHDYDYHTTAMDRAMQGGIDDVGLGVLFGLYDYKYEVLAMLLHALHLEESFGVGPHTLSVPRLRPAQGVNYDNFPYLVDDAAFKKIIAVLRLAVPYTGMILSTREPAEFRDELLTVGISQISAGSCTGVGGYQQEHQRKSTGSCACASGASGSNVKGSGNYGSSASKSLSDGSATSSINSSNGNSSSISDNGNGRDNANNEAPQFQIEDHRSPDEMLRSVCLSGYIPSFCTACYRSGRTGDRFMPLAKSGQIQNVCQPNAILTFKEYLMDYASPETRAVGEKTIQTHLAEITNIKTRRLTEERLKLIEQGQRDLYF; this is translated from the coding sequence ATGCCCACCATGCAGGCCGATTTCATTAACGAACAGCAAATCAACACCCTTTTAACCGAGGCACGGCAAGCAGACAAAGCGCAGGCCCGGAGCATTATTGACCGGGCAAGCCAGGCTAAAGGGCTGACACCCTATGAATGCGCCATACTTTTACACATTGAAGATAAGGAATTGCTGGAGGAAATATACCGGGTGGCCCGCCAGATCAAAGAAAACATTTACGGGCGGCGGCTGGTGCTTTTTGCGCCTCTATATATTAGTAACCACTGCATTAACAACTGCGTTTACTGCGGTTACCGGCGCGATAACCGATTCACCCGGCGGCGGCTGACAACGGAGGAGCTACAAGAAGAGGTTATATTGTTGGAGGAACTTGGGCACAAACGGCTGGCCCTGGAAGCCGGGGAAGATCCCCAAAACTGTACCATAGATTATGTATTGGATTCCATTAAAACCATCTATGCTGTAAAAGAAGCCAACGGCAGCATCCGGCGGGTCAATGTGAACATCGCCGCCACCACGGTAGAAAACTACCGCCTGCTCAAGGAGGCCGGCATCGGCACTTATATATTGTTCCAGGAAACCTATCACCGGCAGACTTACGCAGCCATGCACCCCAGCGGCCCCAAACATGACTATGATTACCACACCACCGCCATGGACCGGGCCATGCAGGGGGGTATAGATGATGTGGGCCTGGGGGTGCTTTTCGGCCTGTACGATTACAAATATGAGGTACTGGCCATGCTGCTGCACGCTCTGCACCTGGAGGAATCCTTTGGAGTTGGCCCGCACACATTATCGGTGCCCCGGCTGCGCCCGGCCCAGGGCGTTAACTACGATAACTTCCCTTATTTGGTGGACGACGCGGCATTTAAGAAAATTATCGCCGTGCTTCGCCTGGCCGTGCCCTATACCGGCATGATTCTGTCCACCCGGGAACCGGCTGAATTCCGGGACGAACTGCTCACCGTGGGCATTTCCCAAATCAGTGCAGGTTCCTGCACCGGAGTAGGCGGCTACCAGCAGGAGCACCAGCGCAAATCCACCGGCTCATGTGCTTGTGCCAGTGGCGCAAGTGGGAGTAACGTCAAAGGCAGTGGTAATTACGGTAGCAGTGCCAGTAAGAGTTTGAGCGACGGCAGCGCTACTAGCAGTATCAACAGTAGTAACGGTAACAGCAGCAGTATCAGCGATAATGGCAATGGTAGAGATAATGCCAACAATGAAGCACCGCAGTTCCAGATAGAAGATCACCGCAGCCCGGATGAAATGCTGCGCAGTGTCTGTCTCTCAGGTTATATCCCCAGTTTTTGCACTGCCTGTTACCGGAGCGGTCGTACCGGGGACCGGTTTATGCCCCTGGCCAAAAGCGGACAAATTCAAAACGTCTGCCAGCCAAACGCCATCTTAACCTTTAAAGAATACTTGATGGACTACGCATCACCCGAGACCAGGGCCGTGGGTGAAAAAACCATCCAAACCCACCTGGCCGAAATCACCAACATAAAAACCCGCCGGCTCACCGAAGAGCGCTTAAAATTAATCGAGCAGGGCCAAAGGGACTTGTACTTTTAG
- a CDS encoding 4Fe-4S dicluster domain-containing protein has translation MSKGVLVDITRCVGCGSCEVACKMWNNLQYKQSVQDQGSGLDAENWTVVNRVETEKDNEPVWRFVKYQCLHCEEPACVSACFSKAIRKTKDGPVVYDVNLCVGCRYCMLVCPFNVPKYEWDKTFPQVRKCQMCADRVHAGESPACVGVCPAGALTYGERNNLLAMAKEKINGDSRYIKHVYGEKEAGGTSWLYISDIPFETLGFRTNITTTPLPHYTESILGLTPAVGLGWGALLTGMYVYNRRRNEINREEKKPGKK, from the coding sequence TTGTCCAAGGGAGTTTTAGTTGATATCACCAGGTGCGTGGGCTGCGGCAGTTGTGAGGTAGCCTGCAAAATGTGGAATAATTTGCAGTATAAACAATCTGTTCAGGATCAGGGCAGTGGCTTGGATGCTGAAAACTGGACCGTGGTTAATAGAGTGGAAACCGAGAAAGATAATGAACCGGTATGGCGGTTTGTTAAATACCAGTGCCTGCACTGCGAGGAACCGGCCTGTGTTTCGGCTTGTTTCTCCAAGGCCATTAGAAAAACAAAGGACGGCCCGGTGGTTTACGATGTAAATTTATGTGTGGGCTGTCGGTACTGTATGTTGGTCTGCCCTTTTAACGTCCCTAAATACGAGTGGGATAAAACCTTTCCCCAGGTGCGCAAATGCCAGATGTGTGCGGACCGCGTGCACGCCGGTGAAAGTCCGGCCTGTGTGGGTGTGTGCCCGGCGGGAGCGCTTACCTATGGCGAACGCAATAATTTGCTTGCCATGGCCAAGGAAAAAATAAACGGCGACAGCAGGTACATAAAGCACGTCTATGGTGAAAAAGAAGCCGGGGGTACAAGCTGGCTGTATATATCGGATATACCCTTTGAAACACTGGGCTTTCGCACCAACATCACTACTACGCCTCTACCCCATTACACTGAAAGTATACTGGGTTTGACACCGGCCGTGGGACTGGGTTGGGGAGCTTTGCTGACCGGTATGTATGTTTATAACCGCCGGCGCAATGAAATTAATCGTGAGGAGAAGAAGCCCGGTAAAAAATAA
- a CDS encoding [FeFe] hydrogenase, group A yields MDDHVKEEDQQLKRQVTRRSFLKMMGGLGLAGITMSLAGCGATSVAGQAGGDGWLPQQYQGRGAWPAQVRGRVPITPDNPSIVRDDQKCILCGQCLEVCKNVQTVVGHYGLPLADEVVCINCGQCALWCPTAAITERDDTQKVLQAIQDPNKHVVVQTAPATRVALGEEFGLPPGTWVAGQQVAALKRLGFDGVFDTSFTADLTIMEEATELIKRITGGTNMPLPQFTSCSPGWVKFCEYFYPDLLPHMSSCKSPQQMLGALVKTYYAKAKNIAPENIFSVSIMPCTAKKFEMQRPEMNSSAHYWHQEGLRDIDAVLTTRELARMIKQQNIDLNKLPEQNYDPLMGESTGGAIIFGATGGVMEAAVRTAYYFITEQQPPANLLTLTPVRGLEGVKEAAVDVPGVGTVKVAVCHGMSNGRQVLEAVRKGNAPWHFVEFMCCPGGCISGGGQPRSAVPPSDEVRMQRINSLYQADARAQRRESHENAEVLALYQNFLKHPMSELAEELLHTKYTDRGKKVKEMTA; encoded by the coding sequence ATGGACGACCATGTCAAGGAAGAGGATCAGCAGCTAAAAAGGCAGGTGACCAGACGGTCTTTTTTGAAAATGATGGGTGGTCTGGGGCTGGCCGGTATTACGATGAGCCTGGCCGGCTGCGGTGCGACATCGGTGGCGGGGCAGGCCGGCGGGGATGGCTGGCTGCCCCAGCAGTATCAGGGGCGGGGTGCCTGGCCGGCCCAGGTGCGGGGGCGGGTGCCCATTACCCCTGATAACCCCTCTATTGTCCGGGATGATCAAAAGTGCATTTTATGCGGGCAATGCCTGGAAGTATGTAAAAACGTCCAGACGGTAGTTGGACACTATGGACTGCCCCTGGCGGATGAAGTGGTTTGCATTAATTGCGGGCAGTGCGCTCTGTGGTGCCCCACCGCGGCCATTACCGAGCGGGATGATACTCAAAAGGTTCTGCAGGCCATCCAGGACCCGAATAAACATGTAGTGGTGCAAACAGCTCCGGCTACCAGGGTGGCGCTGGGTGAAGAATTCGGGCTGCCCCCGGGCACCTGGGTGGCGGGCCAGCAGGTGGCGGCATTAAAACGCCTGGGTTTTGACGGGGTATTTGATACCAGTTTTACCGCTGACCTGACCATTATGGAAGAAGCCACCGAATTGATTAAACGAATTACAGGTGGCACAAATATGCCGCTGCCCCAGTTTACATCCTGCAGTCCGGGCTGGGTTAAGTTCTGCGAGTACTTCTATCCGGATCTACTGCCCCATATGTCCAGCTGCAAATCCCCGCAGCAAATGCTGGGTGCCCTTGTCAAAACATACTATGCCAAAGCGAAAAACATAGCCCCCGAGAACATTTTCTCAGTGTCCATTATGCCCTGCACAGCCAAGAAATTCGAGATGCAGCGCCCGGAAATGAACAGCAGTGCCCATTACTGGCACCAAGAGGGGTTGCGGGATATAGATGCGGTGCTAACCACCCGTGAACTAGCCAGGATGATCAAACAGCAAAACATCGATTTGAACAAACTACCGGAACAAAATTATGACCCCTTGATGGGCGAAAGTACCGGCGGCGCCATTATTTTCGGTGCCACAGGTGGCGTGATGGAGGCGGCGGTGCGTACTGCTTATTACTTTATAACCGAGCAGCAGCCTCCTGCCAATCTGCTGACTCTGACTCCGGTACGCGGATTGGAAGGGGTTAAGGAGGCGGCGGTGGATGTGCCCGGTGTGGGCACTGTGAAGGTGGCGGTTTGCCACGGCATGAGCAATGGCCGGCAGGTGCTGGAGGCGGTGCGCAAGGGTAACGCGCCTTGGCATTTTGTGGAGTTTATGTGCTGTCCCGGTGGGTGCATCAGCGGTGGCGGGCAGCCACGGTCTGCGGTGCCGCCCTCGGATGAGGTGCGCATGCAGAGAATCAACAGCCTGTACCAGGCGGATGCCCGGGCACAGCGGCGTGAGAGCCATGAAAACGCCGAGGTGCTGGCCCTGTATCAAAACTTTTTAAAGCATCCCATGAGTGAGCTGGCCGAGGAGTTGCTGCATACCAAATATACCGACCGGGGCAAAAAGGTTAAAGAAATGACAGCTTAA